ATTGAGTCATGGGAGATGTTAGAAACAACATTATCCAACAATGATTTAGAATTGGGAGTGATACAGGTTGGTACTTTGACAAGTTCATGGATGTTGAATGAGGAGAATATATCTTTCAATAATCTTACATTGcgatcatttttttcaaaaaatcaattatattccaaTCACCGGtaactaatatatttttgaattttttaaataatttcgaGAACAGTTTCTCCATTCTAGAAATGAAAGCATTTTCACTATTGCTTGGTGATCTATATATGCAAACGAGGACAAAACTAGAACTTGTTGCTTTGCCACGCTCAGCCATATCACACAGAACTATGCAGCATTCAAAACACCTGTCATCATTGAATTCATTCTCCAGGTCTGTCAAACGTGTTACTGTCAAGTTAGAAAGGTTATTACGAACAAAAACAGCAACACCTCCGCCCATGTTGAGACACCTACTGACCTTTGAGACACATAGGTAATTTGGTATGATAAAGCTTTCATTCTGATGGATCCAATGCTCTGTTAGACAAACTATATTTGGAGGGACTTTCCAAGAAGCACACAGGTGGTCAATCTTATTCCTTGCACTACGTATATTGTGATGATAAATGCTTAACGCTTGTTCATAATTTGGGGTCTCACTATTCGATATAAATGCTTTGTCTGGCTGTTTATctataaaaaacttgaattgttaattttaaaatttactaAAGATGAAGATCTTGGTAATTCAATCAAACTATTACTAAGGGGTAAAGTCTGAGATAGTCTATTGTCCTTTTCAGATGACATGGAATCATGCACATTTTCACAGTTTCCACATCCATCGTCACAGTTTTCCATTTCCTCTTGATTGGGTGTGATAGGATAGGAACCCAGATAGTTAATAGAGGGAGACTCAGGCAATTGAGGGATCCACAGCTCATCCGCAGTTGTAGCCCTGCCACCAGTAGTCGCTGATAGATCAAGGTCACCCACACCAATTCTCGCAGCATTCTGCTTGGCAAACACTTCAAAGTTCCTGGCTAGTATTAGCCTTCCGCGACGATTGAGATGCAGACCGTGCCTTGTGAAGTGGGATCGCTGGAGGAAGTCATTCACGTCCAAAAAGGAAAGCCGCAGACCGCCCTCATATTCACTCACTACTCTCGATAGATAGGAGTTGGAGAAGAGTTGTTTTCATTTAGGCTGAGGTTGTCATATCTGTACGGTACGCTGCATACAATAATTTTAGATTTCAACCGTAGATTTGAAAGAGCATTTATTCCTTGGAATACAGTTAACTGATGAGGTTCGTCTACATGGAAGTTGTTTGTGCCAGCCAATATAACAATAGCATCATCTTTGGTGAAATCCTTAACAAAATCCATGCCATCTTGAATATGTTTTAATTTAGCGCCAGGTTTAGTATAAACGAAGGTTTCAAAGCTGTCATACAGATGCTGCAGGTATTCACTCAAATGTTTTCCTTGGCTATCCGATAGAATAGTCATTCTCCTTTTTTTCCCGGTATGGGTTGTTTCAGTGATGGTGTTTTTAATATGAGACGTCTTGGGCAACGCTTTAGGTATGTGAACTTGAGCCTTGACCAGTAGTTTATGAGAAGTGGTAGGCCTATTATTACTTGCAGATTTAGTGTTTTCAGAGAGAAGTTCAAATCTGTTATTTACCGTAGCTCCAGTCTCAGTAAAATTGGTTCTAACTTTAGCAGTATTTCTTGGCGTAATAAATTCATCATTGCTCCTAGAAGTTACTTTGTTCAAAATAGTGTCTCTGTTAAAAAATAAGCTATTATTATCGgcttcaataatttttattatttcattcttattattcaattcCTCATTTAAATGGGTGTTAGATGCCTCCAGTTTTTTATACGCGCTTCCAATAACAGAATTTCCTCCTCAGCCTTTTCCTCATTGAATAAGGAGTCCTCAAAGTTTTCTTTGCGCTTATTTTTCTCGTACTCTACTTGCTTAGTCAGTTCAGTATTATTATTCAGAAGGTCAGTGCGTTCATTCAGCAGTTCATTATTGTAGGAGATTGTGGTGTCCAATTTATTTAGAATTCCAACAACATCCGGAATTATGTCAATAATggcatcattcgtgaatttatTCGAGATCACTGATAGAGTTCCTCTAATATTGACAGCTAATTCTATCACCGTATCATTAACAAGATCACAGTTCATATTATTCAACTCTAATTCCGCTTCCCGGATCAAACACTCCCGCATTCGGCGTGTTGTCATTCGgttcattgtcatcatcttAAATTCAAAATCTAGCACCAAAACAAGTATAATCGAAGATCAATAGAGCAGTGCACAGAAGATAACACAGAAGAGTTGTGTTGATGTCTCTATTTGTCAgatgaaaacaaaacaaaaaacagCTGACTGCAACTATAGCTGACTCGGGCTCCCGCTCAAATGCTAGCTTTTAGGTTAAGTTAACCAGTTACCGGCAACTTGCAGACGACAGACAAGTGAAGAAAATCGAGAGTTCAGAAACATGAAAGCACATCGTTTGAGTCAACTGATAAAATGATAAGATCCTGTCACTGTTGATGAGTCAATAATGTTCAATATTGTAGGTTAGATCTTGAGAGATGAACACAAGTCACAAACTCAGGTAATACAAAACACAAAAGAACTATGCCATTTGTCTGATTGAATCACTACTCAACTATTACACAACTCAAACttgaacaaatgaataaataaacgtGTAATActaataaaactgaaaattttcaCGTAGCTCACTCCAATAGAACTGACCTAGCAGACACCAGGCCTGCCAACCATCTACTATGTAGATCAATATACTATGTAccattctacactaacagcatctagttactattttggactttctgaagtgtaaacatgttttctaaaaagagagaaataagtttttcttgctggatTATTCTTcttgtgagatcagctgaggaataacccacacattcactcgctcactcacttccattaagGTATTGACAaatgacaaaatttccagctatTCTTCCAAGGACATATTcatcattttaatgtccttcagcaagttgtctcagggttgagacctagtgcaatcgaattttcatatcataaacctactttgttccaaatttcttgagaattgttaaagccgttttcgagatccggtcacatacatatatataaacTTCTAAGCATCTAAacttataaacagaaattgctcgtttaatagtataggataggagAATACTATAAAGGAACTTTGGTGAACATCAATGCACCTCTAGAATACATGTATGTAACGGGTGTTACATAGATGGCGACTGATTTAAAAGTTGTTAAGTGATTTATTATTGGTCTTGTTTGGCAATTGATCATGAAAAAACTCATCCCCGAACAATTCTAGCAAATAGTGCAATTCTGTTTCGAAAATAATGGTTCTATGCAGAATACATATCGCGACCTACATccgttttatcaaaatcgtCCATCAGAGCAGTTAATTCGATTGAGCATGTAACGTTTTTGCACCACGTTACACTCTTATTGATAGCTGGCATCCCCAGAGATGCCGTACGGTGTGAACAGAAGCTATTGCTATTGTAGAGCGTAGcatcagagaaaactcctataattgtaATTCTGTGGTAGCATTGAGGAAGAGCTGAATGAGTCCAGCCGCCATCGAGCACAGGAATTGGATAAGTGTCTATCCGCTTTATTGAAGATTACTAACATTTTCATTCCTGAATTGAACAACTATGATATCGAGGAGCTGTGGTTCTAACAAGACAGATTAACATGTCACACAGCTCGATTTATTGAAAGACACATTTGGTGCCCGCCTAATTTCACGTTTTGGACCTGTAAATTGGCATCCAAGATCTTGTGATTAAACACCGCTAAACCACTTTCTGTGGGGCTATGTTAAGTCATTGGTCTATGCGGATAAGCCACAAACGTTTGACCATTTGGAAGACAACATTCGCAGTGTTATTGCCAATATACGGACACACATATTGAGAAAAGTAATAGAAAATTAGGCGTTTATATTGTACTACATCCAAGCCAGCCGTGGCGGTCATATGCCAGAAatcatatacaaaataaaataccacaatattatacaacatttttcaatgtCTAATGAAGAAATTTTTAAGGTTAAGTGacctaaataattttattattagcaTTGAATTGATAATTGGAATTTATTGTAGTTCTTCTTCCATTGCTTAAGAAGAAGGCCAAGAAGAGAATGGGAAGAGGAATTAgttggaaatattttcaaagcaaatgaacaagacaaatttgaaaaagaaaaagaacaaga
Above is a window of Nilaparvata lugens isolate BPH chromosome 4, ASM1435652v1, whole genome shotgun sequence DNA encoding:
- the LOC120351184 gene encoding uncharacterized protein LOC120351184, translating into MMTMNRMTTRRMRECLIREAELELNNMNCDLVNDTVIELAVNIRGTLSVISNKFTNDAIIDIIPDVVGILNKLDTTISYNNELLNERTDLLNNNTELTKQVEYEKNKRKENFEDSLFNEEKAEEEILLLEARIKNWRHLTPI